The genomic segment TTGCACTGCCGATAGCTCACCCCAATCAGCTCTGCGGCCTTCCTCAGCCTGATCTTGCACCCTTTTACCAGCCCCATCACCCCCAACCTGTCCCGCTCCTTACGGCTCATCTCCAGTATCCCCTCTCTCATTTCCACCCCCGTGTCGGGGGCTATTATAGGGGACATTTCTACTTTGGCAGATAGGGGACATTATCATTTTGGTATGACACGAAATATCTTCCCCGCGGGGAATACTACTTAGTGTTCACCACGGAGGCACGGAGACCACGGAGTCAGAGTATGGATTATCGGGTATAACCACTGAGAGCACTGAGACAAAAAGAAATGTTATTCAGTGACTACTGAAGGCACTGAAACCACTAGAAGTCGATTATCTTTCTCCGCGCTCTCCGTGCCTCCGTGGTGAGAATCATCATTAACTCTATTCGAGTAACGTTTTTGAGGTTCGGCGCGCCGGGCTCCCCGGGAAATCTCTTCCCTTGAGATAACTCATCTCGTACACCTGCGCAACGTGCATGACGGGAGTTTTCATCTGTTGCTGCGCGAGCTGGTCCTGAAGCTGGAGGATACAACCTGGGCATGCCGTGGCAACGATATCCGCCCCGCTCTCGCGCACCGCATCAACCTTTTTCTCCCCGAGGGCGCACGACACATCGTAGTGCGTCAGGCTAAAGGAGCCGCCGAGCCCGCAGCACTCGCCGGCGCGCTCCATCTCCACGAAACGGCAACTCTGGCGCAGAATCTCTCTCGGCGGTTGGCTCACTCCCCTCCCCCAGCGCAGGTGGCAGGGATCGTGGTAGGTAATGCGTTCATCCAGCGCGAGATTGCTGTAGCCGAGGAAGTCGTGGATGAACTCCGAGATGTCGTAGATCTTCTTTGAGAACTGCTCGGCCCCCTTCAGCAGCACCGGGTAATCGCGCTTCATGGTCAGCTCACAGGATGCGCAGCCGAGCACGATCGCGTCCACCTTATCCGGTTCGAGACACTGCACATTGCGTCGGGCGAGCGCGCGCGCCGCCTCCATGTCGCCGTAGGCAAGCACCGGCGTGCCGCAGCACAGCTGTGAGCGGGGAAGGATGATATCCACGCCATGGAGCTCGAGGATATGCATGATTGAGGCGGCAATCTCAGGAAAGACGTAGTTGAGCATGCATCCGAGGAAGAGTGAGACCTTGATATCGCCGCGGCCCTTGATGATCTCGGGCAGCCTCCGGAGTGCGGGTCGTGCGGCGATGCGGGGAATATTTCGTTTCCCCTTGAAGAACAGGGGGAGATGTCTCAGCGGCTGGCTCCTGCTCTTCCGCAGAAACTTCTGCAGGAACCGCGCCGCACTGATCGCGCTGTCGTATACCCTGCGCCGGGGAAGAACCCGGCGGAATATGAAGCGGGCGAACCGGCTCAGCCCCATCTCTCTCGCGAGCATCTCCCTGGCGCTCCGGACAATCAGGTCTATCCGGACGCCGCTCGGGCATGCCTCGCTGCAGCGCATGCAGCCGTAGCAGCTCATGAGGATTTCCCTGCCGTAATTGGTGGGAATGGCCCGCCCTTCCAGGATCGCCTCCAGCAGGCTGATCCTCCCCCGGGCAACTTTCGTCTCGTCCCTGCTCACGAGGAACGTGGGACACACGGCGCGGCACTTTCCGCACTTCGCGCAGCGCTGAATCTCGTGAACAAGGTCTGTCATAGTTATGCTTTCACCACGGACCTGCCCGCCGGCAGGCAGGGACACGGAGGTCACGGAGATCTTTAAAACAGCAACAACAGTTTCTGGTTTCTGGAAGAATATTTGATCTGTGTTTATCTGTGGTTAAAACTAATCCGCATCATCAGCTTAATCCGTGGTTAAACTCTTGAGTTTCTCTGTGTGCTCTGTGTGCTCCGTGGTAAAAATCAATCAATAAAAATCTTGCCGGGGTTGAGGATATTGTTCGGATCCAGGAGCCTCTTGATCCCGCGCATCAACGCGATCTCCTTCTCCCCCACTTCCCAGCTCAAGAATCTTGCCTTCGTGGTGCCGATGCCGTGCTCGCCCGAGATACTGCCGCCCAGAGCGAGTACGTGTTTGAAGATATCCTCGACCGCCCTATCTGCCCTCGATCGCTCGGCTTCGTCCGCACTGTCGTACAACACGTTCACGTGGATGTTCCCGTCTCCGGCGTGACCGAAACAGGCAATCGCCACCTCATGCCTGCGCGAAATTTCCGAGATGCCATCAAACAGCTCGAGCATCCTGCTGCGGGGGACACACACGTCCTCGTTCAGCTTCCCCGGGCTCAGGGAATAGAGGGCCGGGGACGCCGCCCGGCGTATCTCCCAGAGTAAATCGGCCTCAGCCACGTCTCGCGGCGAATCGACCTGAGCCGCTCCAGTCGCACCGCAGATCTCGGCCATGCGCGCGGCCTCCCTCGCGACACTCGATTCGGGGCCGTCAGACTCGGCGAGGATGATCGCCTTCGTGGACGGCGGTATTGCGAACGGCTTGTAGTTCTGGATGCAGCGGATGGTCAGCTCATCCATGATCTCCAGCGTCCTCGGTATAATTCCCTCGGAGACAATGGTGGTGGCCGCGCGCACCGCATCGCCGATCTGAGCGAAATACGCCATCAGCGTCCGGACGCTCTCGGGAAGCGGGAGGAGTCTCAGCGTGGCCCTGGTGAAGACGCACAGTGTACCCTCCGAGCCGATCAGCAGCCTCCCCAGGTCGTACCCCACCACGCTCTTCATCGTCTGGCTCCCCGTGTGGATTATCTCTCCCGTCGGGAGCACCGCTTCCGCGGAGAGCACGTAGTCGCGCGTCACGCCGTATTTGATGCAGCGGAGGCCGCCCGCGCATTCAGCGAGATTGCCTCCGATCGTGCAGAACTCGTTGCTGGCGGGATCGGGCGGATAGAAGAGCCCTTTCCGCTCGACCGCCGATTGGAGGTCAGAGAGCACCACCCCGGCCTCCACCATTGCGGTCATGTTCGTATGATCAATTGACAGGATACGGTTCATCCGCGCCGAATCGAGGACGATGCCTCCCTTCAGGGGCAAAGCACCGCCCGTGAGGCCGGAACCCGCGCCGCGCGGATACACCGGGATGAGTTTCTCGTTGGCCAGGAGTAGGATACGAGAAACCTCCTCCGCGCTCGCCGGTTTTACGACAGCCTCCGGGAGCGCTTGCTCCTTCGTCGCATCACCGCCGTGACAAATACGATCCTCGAGGGCGCATGAGGCGTGCCCCTTGCCCACGATAGCCCTCAGCGCTGTCAGCAGCTCATTTTTCTGTTTCAAAACTTCTCCCCCGCTCTGTCGCGCAAGAAACAGTGAACGTAACCCCTCAGTTATCAACGATAATGCAATCGTCATTCCCGTCCCGCTAAGCGGGAGGAATCCAGTGCTAAAGCTTTTCAAAGCCGGACTCCCGCTTTCGCAGCACAGACAGCCCCACCACAACTGAGGCATCACCAACAAAACAATTTTATCACTGCTCAGTAGATTCAGCAATTCGTAAACAGTGAGGGCGCTCCACAGATGGTGACTCGTCAAATTATAAAAGGTAAGATATGGCAAGGATTTGGTGCGATTTACTGGGCAGGAATATAATCCGCAGCTCTGCCGGTTGAGCGACGCGTGCACTGCGCCGCACCCATGACTACCGTACGTCCCGAATATAGGCCGTAACATACTCCGCGCGTCTTAATTATGTAAAACGTCTACGAACCAACCGTCGCCGATTTCTTATTCATCATGATGACATACGGGCTGTCCGGCTTGAGATCAGACAATTTCTTTATCGGCGGCTTCTTGCCCGTCTCTATAGCAGCCGTATAGAAGGTGATCGTCTTCCCCTTCATGGATTTGGGGATCCTGACAGCCGGGCGAACTGTCTTGAAATACGGCGCATTGTACCTGCGCACGTTCTTGTAGAGCGGTGTGATCCCCTTCTTGATCTTGCCGTTCATGTAGATCGTGTAAACACCGGCAGGCGTTTCGGCAAGGAAATAGAAGTCGAATGGCCTGGTGATATCCTCAAGCAACGCGATGCCGAGCGTGAACGGCTGTCCTGCCGTCAGCGGCCCCGGATCAAGGACCAGCGGTGGTATCGGCGTTGCCGTGGGAGCCGGAGGCGTAGTCGAAGGTGTCGACGTAGGAGACAATGTAGGAGACATCGTCGGTGTCTCTGTCAGTGTGGGGGTGATGGTCGGCGTCTCCGTGGGCGTCTCCGTCGGTGTCTGAGTGGGTGTTTCTGTAGGCGTCTCAGTCGGTGTAGGCGTAGGGGTGGAAGTAGGTCCCTGCTCGATACAGTAAAGAGCATTATCATCCGCGCCGACATATACCCTGCCGTCACTCCCCAGCGCGGGAGATCCCATCAATGCAGCTCCGGTCGGATAACTCCAGTTGAGCGTACCGTTATTATCGCCGTCATTACACAGCCCGGCGTTGTGTAATGGGGAGTCAATCAGATAATTGACGCCTCTTTTATTATCCAGCCTACTCCATCCAATGTCCCTCGGAATTGGGTATTTGCAAATTTCTATCAAAAGGTAAAGCCTTTTTTGCACAGCCTTTTTTCCCCAGGCCTTTTTGCATCAAGGTCAACATTGCTTTCTTGCCCCCCAAACGGTAGTTAGGCAACTGAACTACGCACTTGACTGACTCGTACCCCTGGGCGTATCATGTGTGCATTCTTTCATAATCGCTCTTTTGAGAGGGAAGGCGGTGAAAAGCCGCCGCTGCCCCCGCAACTGTAAGTGGCATAGCGCGCTGTCCACCGGCCACTGGATCAGTGAATCGTCCAGGTCGCTGTTCTGGGAAGGCCGATGGCGTAAAAGGGCCACGAGCCAGGAAACCTCACGTCAATTTTTCTCCGGGGTGGGAGAAGCGGATACCGTAATGGCTAAGCCCTTCGCTCCGGCGGAGGGCTTTTTTATTGTGCACGGGGGATATAACCACTGAGGGCACTCGAACCACCAATGACAAAATTCAAATGACAAAACGTGATATTTGTCATTTGTGATTTGGTATTTGCCATTTCTGCAACATTTCAGTGTCCCTGCCCGCCGGCAGGCAGGTTCAGTGGTTCAAATGCAAAGTGTGAGGAGTATAATCAGCGGTTAATAATCTATTGCGTTATCGAGTATTGGTATCATGCCAATCTTGAGTTGATGAGTAGACCACGCGAGGCTGCATAGTTATGAAACTTTGGAAAATTGCGCCACTGTGTCTTGCCCTTGCGCTCCTGTGGATCGCCCTAGCATATTTTCATCAGCCGGTTCAGAAGGCCCCTCAACGCCCGCTTCGCATCGAGCGCCGCAGAGAGGCCAATTCCTATCGCACGGATCGAACAAAAAACAGATCACGTAACCTCACGCCTATTCATGCCGATGCCCTGCTCGCATCTGTTTTTCATGAGGATCGCACCACGGGTAACGCCGCCATTCCTCCGCCACAGAAGACCGAAGTCCCCCACTCTGCTCCCACGGCTGAGCGCGCGAAAGAGCCCACTCCGGGAAATCCCATTGAGCCTCGCGCGGCAGATGAAGCTGCCAGCCGCGATCAT from the Candidatus Auribacterota bacterium genome contains:
- a CDS encoding (Fe-S)-binding protein, translating into MTDLVHEIQRCAKCGKCRAVCPTFLVSRDETKVARGRISLLEAILEGRAIPTNYGREILMSCYGCMRCSEACPSGVRIDLIVRSAREMLAREMGLSRFARFIFRRVLPRRRVYDSAISAARFLQKFLRKSRSQPLRHLPLFFKGKRNIPRIAARPALRRLPEIIKGRGDIKVSLFLGCMLNYVFPEIAASIMHILELHGVDIILPRSQLCCGTPVLAYGDMEAARALARRNVQCLEPDKVDAIVLGCASCELTMKRDYPVLLKGAEQFSKKIYDISEFIHDFLGYSNLALDERITYHDPCHLRWGRGVSQPPREILRQSCRFVEMERAGECCGLGGSFSLTHYDVSCALGEKKVDAVRESGADIVATACPGCILQLQDQLAQQQMKTPVMHVAQVYEMSYLKGRDFPGSPARRTSKTLLE
- a CDS encoding PQQ-binding-like beta-propeller repeat protein, with amino-acid sequence MIEICKYPIPRDIGWSRLDNKRGVNYLIDSPLHNAGLCNDGDNNGTLNWSYPTGAALMGSPALGSDGRVYVGADDNALYCIEQGPTSTPTPTPTETPTETPTQTPTETPTETPTITPTLTETPTMSPTLSPTSTPSTTPPAPTATPIPPLVLDPGPLTAGQPFTLGIALLEDITRPFDFYFLAETPAGVYTIYMNGKIKKGITPLYKNVRRYNAPYFKTVRPAVRIPKSMKGKTITFYTAAIETGKKPPIKKLSDLKPDSPYVIMMNKKSATVGS
- a CDS encoding FAD-binding protein; its protein translation is MKQKNELLTALRAIVGKGHASCALEDRICHGGDATKEQALPEAVVKPASAEEVSRILLLANEKLIPVYPRGAGSGLTGGALPLKGGIVLDSARMNRILSIDHTNMTAMVEAGVVLSDLQSAVERKGLFYPPDPASNEFCTIGGNLAECAGGLRCIKYGVTRDYVLSAEAVLPTGEIIHTGSQTMKSVVGYDLGRLLIGSEGTLCVFTRATLRLLPLPESVRTLMAYFAQIGDAVRAATTIVSEGIIPRTLEIMDELTIRCIQNYKPFAIPPSTKAIILAESDGPESSVAREAARMAEICGATGAAQVDSPRDVAEADLLWEIRRAASPALYSLSPGKLNEDVCVPRSRMLELFDGISEISRRHEVAIACFGHAGDGNIHVNVLYDSADEAERSRADRAVEDIFKHVLALGGSISGEHGIGTTKARFLSWEVGEKEIALMRGIKRLLDPNNILNPGKIFID